The following nucleotide sequence is from bacterium.
ATCTCGGCTGAGATCTACGCCCACACCATGCCCGTGCTCGAACGGGCCGAAGACCACCTCGGCGGCTACGTCGCACTCCCGCCCGAAGACATCTTCGACGTCGAGTACTGGTCGCTCGAGCAAGCCAAGCTCGCCCTCGACGGTCCGAAGGCCCGATTCACCGGCTGCGCCGCCATCGTCACCGGGGCCGCATCGGGAATTGGCCGGGCTTGTGCCGATGCCCTCCTCTCACAAGGCTGCGCCGTGACCGGTTTCGACTCCTCACCAGCAATCGAGTGCGCCTTCGAAGGACCGAACTGGCTCGGGCGCGAGGTCGACGTCACCGACGCAGACGCCCAGCGAAACGCCATCGACGACGCAGTTGAACGGTTCGGCGGGGTCGACATCGTCGTTGCTGCGGCAGGCATCTTCGGCCCGTCAGCGCCAATTCAACACCTCGATTTCGCCGACTGGCGATCAGTCCAAGCCGTGAACGTCGACGCGATCGCGCAGCTGCTCTCGTCGACTCACGACCTCTTGGCGCTCTCGCCCATCGGTGGTCGGGTCGTCATAATCGGATCAAAGAACGTACCTGCCCCCGGGCCCGGCGCAGCCGCCTACTCCGCGTCCAAGTCGGCCGTGACACAACTGGCGCGGGTCGCGGCGATCGAGTGGGCCGAAGAGGGCATCCGCGTGAACGTCGTCCACCCTGACGCCGTGTTCGACACCGGGCTTTGGGACGATGAGACCCTCGAGGCGAGGGCAGCGCAGCATGGATTGACCGTCGAGGAGTACAAGTCCCGCAATCTGCTCGGTTCAACGGTGAGCTCGAAGTCGGTTGCTGCTGTCGTCGCCGAGCTTTGCAGCGACACGTTCGCGGCAACAACCGGCGCACAGATCCCAATCGACGGCGGCAACATCCGAGTCGTGTGACTGCCGGGCGACAACCACGTCATAGAGGATCGCGATGACCCAATCGGACCGCATAGCACGGGACCTGCGGGAGCGCGTCGAAAGCGACGAGTGGCCAACCGGTAGACGCCTGCCGGGTGAGCATCAACTGGCCACCCACTACGGGGTGTCCCGAAGCACGGTTCGCACGGCTCTTCAGGACCTGGAGAGCCGCGGACTAACGGTGACACGGCATGGTTCCGGCACCGTCGTCGTCGCGACCGGGCATGACCACCAGGCCGACATCCGTCGTCTCGAATCTATGACCGAGACGATTCGTCGACGCGGTCTCGAACCTGGCATGCGCTTTCGGAGCATTGCGATCAGAACCATTTCCAAAGAGGAAGCCGAGGAGCTACAGCTCAGCCCGTCGGCGGAGGTGGTGGAGATCGAGAGGGCTTTGACCGCCGATGCCGAAGTCGTGGCCTTCTCGTACGACGTCATCCCGGTAGCCCACCTTGGCGGTGCACCGGACCCATCTGAAATCACTGGGTCCGTCTTCGCGTTGCTCGGTCGACATGGTCATCATGTCGCCGTCGCAACTACCGAGCTCCACGCCGCTCACGGCGATGACATTGGCTGGGGAGAAAGGCCAGAGGATCCCTCCTATCTCGTGCTGGTGCAGAACCACCTGGACGGCGAGGGGCGGCCGGTGTTCTTGTCGTCCACCTACTTCATCGAAGGCCGCTTCCCGTTCGGCCTCGTCCGCCACCGCTGAGGGTGCCGTGCGTATAGCGAGTTTCGATTTCATGGCCCTCCAGGACAAAGCCATTCGACTCCATCTTGCCCTCTAAAATGTCATGATTTGCCATTTGTCATAAGCTGACATAATTTGTCGACATGGGGACCGGTCCCAGATGCATCAAGCGACCCGAAGTGGGTCTTCGCGAGTACAAGCGTGACCGAACTCGGCGAGAACTGAGGGAGACGGCGGTACGGCTGTTCGCCCAAAACGGCTACCACGAGACAACCGTTGACGACATCGCCATTGCGGTCGGCGTCTCCCCTCGAACCTTTTACCGCTATTTCCCAAACAAAGAGGAGGTGTTGTTCGACGCGTCAACTGATGTGAGGGCAAGAGTGGCCGAGGTGCTCAGCGATATCGATCCCGCGACTTCACTGGCCGACGCCATTGCCGAGGCGGTAGTCGAAGTTGCGGCTACCTATGACGGCAATGCCGAGCTATTCCAACAGCTTGCCAGGATCATGGGAG
It contains:
- a CDS encoding GntR family transcriptional regulator → MTQSDRIARDLRERVESDEWPTGRRLPGEHQLATHYGVSRSTVRTALQDLESRGLTVTRHGSGTVVVATGHDHQADIRRLESMTETIRRRGLEPGMRFRSIAIRTISKEEAEELQLSPSAEVVEIERALTADAEVVAFSYDVIPVAHLGGAPDPSEITGSVFALLGRHGHHVAVATTELHAAHGDDIGWGERPEDPSYLVLVQNHLDGEGRPVFLSSTYFIEGRFPFGLVRHR
- a CDS encoding TetR family transcriptional regulator translates to MGLREYKRDRTRRELRETAVRLFAQNGYHETTVDDIAIAVGVSPRTFYRYFPNKEEVLFDASTDVRARVAEVLSDIDPATSLADAIAEAVVEVAATYDGNAELFQQLARIMGASPELRSAGLEDLHRWEAVYVPIVGRHLKGDPETDATIGVLAGAIVSAQRIAHDRWMASDQRQSMASHLKESLAVLEPLFVAIESASRTRRAP